The following coding sequences lie in one Miscanthus floridulus cultivar M001 chromosome 9, ASM1932011v1, whole genome shotgun sequence genomic window:
- the LOC136480337 gene encoding putative disease resistance protein RGA3, translating into MKPPRRRRPRLQQSSGSTTARTALSAVRKITGRFEISADRAAVQLRPEEEDGGTSEHIGEIAQRFKEISSDGAAPQLRTEDEHGVVSERIRKITSRFEEISKDRAALHLGPEIGDIISGRDSWRRLTSHLLDESLVFGRIKEKERTIESVLSFSQGSGTQVLPIVGMGGIGKSTVAQMVYNDDRVQDRFDLHGWVHVSQTFDLLKLTNAVTESLTRKQCEFSELSCVHDVLKEEINAKDVFLVLDDLWNEQKNLWFELLHPLKDAQSVTILVTTRSKVVACLVQSVEHLVLGILPEDHCWLLFQHYAFGNKIFDEGSTLVQVGRKIMQKCGGLPLAVKSIGCLLRLKMDVQTWMENWKVSFGKV; encoded by the exons ATGaagccgccgcggcggcggcggcctcgtctGCAACAGTCAAGCGGAAGCACGACGGCGAGGACGGCACTATCT GCAGTCAGGAAGATCACAGGCCGGTTCGAGATATCTGCTGATCGTGCCGCCGTGCAGCTCAGGCCAGAGGAGGAGGACGGTGGCACCAGTGAG CACATCGGGGAGATTGCACAGCGGTTCAAGGAAATCTCTTCAGATGGAGCAGCCCCGCAGCTCAGGACAGAGGATGAGCATGGTGTCGTCAGTGAG AGAATTAGGAAGATTACAAGCAGGTTCGAGGAGATATCTAAAGATAGGGCCGCCCTACATCTTGGACCAGAGATTGGCGACATTATTTCTGGTAGGGACTCTTGGCGTAGACTGACTAGCCACCTTCTGGATGAATCCCTTGTGTTTGGAAGGATCAAGGAGAAAGAGCGCACCATAGAGTCAGTGTTATCTTTCAGTCAGGGCAGCGGAACTCAAGTTCTACCAATTGTTGGTATGGGCGGCATTGGAAAGAGTACGGTGGCACAGATGGTCTATAACGATGACCGAGTCCAAGATCGATTTGATCTTCATGGTTGGGTTCATGTATCCCAAACATTTGATTTGCTCAAGCTAACGAATGCGGTCACTGAGTCCTTGACCAGGAAACAATGTGAATTCAGTGAATTAAGCTGTGTTCACGATGTTCTGAAGGAAGAGATAAATGCAAAGGATGTGTTCCTGGTGCTAGATGATCTATGGAATGAACAGAAAAATCTCTGGTTCGAATTGCTGCATCCACTCAAGGATGCTCAAAGTGTTACAATCCTGGTGACTACTAGGAGCAAAGTTGTAGCATGCCTTGTTCAATCAGTCGAACACCTTGTTCTTGGCATACTGCCTGAAGATCATTGCTGGTTGTTGTTCCAACATTATGCTTTTGGCAACAAAATCTTTGATGAAGGATCCACTTTGGTTCAGGTTGGAAGGAAAATTATGCAAAAGTGTGGTGGCTTACCATTGGCAGTTAAGTCGATAGGTTGCCTGCTACGGCTCAAGATGGATGTGCAGACTTGGATGGAAAATTGGAAAGTGAGTTTTGGGAAAGTTTAG